DNA sequence from the bacterium genome:
CCCTTTCCTCCCCGCAGCGGAACATTGTCAGCTCCACCCGTCGCGTAGGCCGCGCCGCCGTTGTCGCTGAAAAAGAGCACGATCGTGTCGTTGGCCAATTGCTGCTCATCGAGTGTATCGAGAACCCGTCCGATCGCTTGATCCATGGCGTCAACGACCGCCGCGTACATCGGCCTGGCACTCTTCTGCAGCATGAGGCGGCTGATCCTGCGCGTCAGATCGGTGTTGCGGCTTCGGGCGGGCTTTCGATCGTCATCGAGATCGGCGTACTTCTGCTTCAAGTCTTCCGGAGCGTCCAGTGGTGTATGCGGTGCGATGAACGGCATGTAAAGAAAGAACGGCTTCTCCTTGTCTCGTTCGCGAATCCAGCGCGAGGCCTCGTCAGCCAGCAGGAAGGTCTCATAGCCCTGATCGTCGATCGATTCTCCATTGCGCTGAAAATCCCGTCCACCTTGATTCGCAAACGGCGGGAAGTAGCCGACCTCGGTGTGGAGATGGCCGTAGAAGTGATCGAATCCGCGTCGGTTCGGATGGTAGGTCATCTGCGCATGACCTAGATGCCACTTGCCTACCATACCCGTCTGATATCCGGCGGCCTGGAAGCTCTGGGGCATGAAACGCTCGGCGGGATGTACGCCGATCGTGTGCCAGGGCATGATGACCCCGTATGCGATGCCGAGACGCATCGGGTCGCGAGCCGTCATGAGTGCCGCGCGCGTCGGCGAACAGATAGGCGTGGTGTAGAAACGGTCGAGTTGAACTCCCTCGCGGGCGAGACGGTCGAGAGATGGAGTCTCGATCGACTCTTCCCCGTGGAAGCCCACATCAGCCCAGCCGAGATCGTCGGCTACGAAGATCACAATGTTTGGCTTGGCGGCCTCACTGACCTTTGCGAATGACAGGCACGCGAGCAGTATGGAAGTGATCGCGAGGGCCGAATTTCCGGGGGTGAAAAACATGTTTTCTCCTGGATGAACTCACGCATCTCGAGTGTCGGGAGAACGCGCGAGCACCCAAGACATCAGTCGATAGATGAAGAGCAACGCGAAGAAGGCCAGACCGACCTGAAAGACGCGCAAGGCTGCGTGATCGACGAGGTCCCGCGCTCTGCTCTGCGCCTGATCTACGGTTCGCAGCAATCCCATCTTGATGGCATCGTCCTCAAGACCTGCATCGAGTTCTCGTAACTCCACGGCGAGCTGCCGGAGTTCCCCGGCGGCGCGCGAAGTCTCTTTCAATGTTGCTTCCCACTCGCGAATATCGAATGGGCGCCCCTCGAATCCCTCCCCATCGCGATCGCTACCACGAACCACCTCGTTCCAGGCGAGCCCCGCGTCGCGCAGGCTGTCGGTGGCGGCCTGAAGCGGCGCGATCAATGCCCTGGCCTCGGCGAGGATCGTTTTCACTCCAGCGATCGTTCCATCGGACCGGCCAACTAACGCTTCGAGTTCTTTGGGCAAGCGTTCCATGGCCGCGGACGCGACCCCAGCGGAAGTACTCAACGACTCCACAGCTGCGAGCGATCGTCGAACGGTGGCACGATTCTCGAAGTCGAAAGCGAGCAATTCCAGCTGCCAGCGGATTTGCTCAGGTAGCGCCTCGACAATCGCCGAGAAGCGG
Encoded proteins:
- a CDS encoding sulfatase-like hydrolase/transferase; translation: MFFTPGNSALAITSILLACLSFAKVSEAAKPNIVIFVADDLGWADVGFHGEESIETPSLDRLAREGVQLDRFYTTPICSPTRAALMTARDPMRLGIAYGVIMPWHTIGVHPAERFMPQSFQAAGYQTGMVGKWHLGHAQMTYHPNRRGFDHFYGHLHTEVGYFPPFANQGGRDFQRNGESIDDQGYETFLLADEASRWIRERDKEKPFFLYMPFIAPHTPLDAPEDLKQKYADLDDDRKPARSRNTDLTRRISRLMLQKSARPMYAAVVDAMDQAIGRVLDTLDEQQLANDTIVLFFSDNGGAAYATGGADNVPLRGGKGETFEGGIRVVAVMRWPGKLKAGSSFDSIMSVMDVFPTLAAAAGVEAQSSFDRDGQDLWPALRDGRKLARDEYLFFASETPIHGSFSLTAFDDDWKLVQEVRQGLLSADVTNYLFRIADDPYETNNLASENPDVVATMADAIHVWRQRYPVAGTRNELVPPPGWRAPRDWTSYPIPLDALQDAPASGMPPPFAIRPLDWQHGEAGRLIYDCEPVEFLGGGLCK